The Deinococcus sp. KNUC1210 nucleotide sequence AACCCGGCCGAGAGGAGATGACCATGAGCGGAACTCGCCGTCTTTTTCCCTATCCTGCCGACGACCATGACCATCACGATGATTTGAACAATCTGGGACTTCAGGCCGATACCGACATGCTGCTGCGTACGGTGGTGGATCGCCGCCGGGTGCTGGCGATGGGGCTGCTGGGAATTGGCCTGCTGGCAGGTTGCGGCAGTACGGCCACCCCTTCAGGCGGAGGAACGACCAGCGACACGTGTCCTGACGCCATTCCTACCGAGACGCAGGGACCGTATCCCGCCGATGGCTCGGTGGCGTCGGGGCAGTCGCTCAATGTGCTGACGCGCTCCGGAATCGTGCGCTCCGATCTGCGGAGCAGTCTGGCAACTGGGAATGTGGCCGCAGGCGTTCCCATCACCCTGACGCTGAAACTGGTGAACGTCAATTCCAGTTGCGCTCCGCTGTCGGGATACGCCGTGTATGTCTGGCACTGCACCGAGGGCGGTCTGTATTCGATGTACAGCAGTACCATCCTGACGGAAGATTACCTTCGTGGCGTGCAGACCAGCGCCTCCGACGGTACCGTGACCTTCACTTCCGTCTTCCC carries:
- a CDS encoding intradiol ring-cleavage dioxygenase; the encoded protein is MSGTRRLFPYPADDHDHHDDLNNLGLQADTDMLLRTVVDRRRVLAMGLLGIGLLAGCGSTATPSGGGTTSDTCPDAIPTETQGPYPADGSVASGQSLNVLTRSGIVRSDLRSSLATGNVAAGVPITLTLKLVNVNSSCAPLSGYAVYVWHCTEGGLYSMYSSTILTEDYLRGVQTSASDGTVTFTSVFPGCYSGRWPHIHFEVYPSLASATSAANKIQTSQLAMPEATARAVYATSGYSTSASNLNQSSLASDNVFSDGYNTQIPTVSGSVSAGYTLELTVGLAL